A genomic segment from Paenibacillus sp. FSL K6-1096 encodes:
- a CDS encoding sugar ABC transporter permease encodes MQKVFNNKLAIFLFVFPGILLFALTFLVPIVLSGYYSFRDTLSPGTPSAFIGFANYTELLFHDSRFWLALRNAVLLGLGFILIQHPIAIFFAIMLDRLGGKAEKWFRTIFFIPCVISVVVISKMWLSLLDPTFGAFNKMLDSLGLGFLKHAWLGDSSTALVSMLFILIWAGFGWGLLFYYAGLKGIPDDMYEAASLDGASGFRLHWRITVPLLSPVITVQITLAMITALKQMETVFLTTNGGPGDSTQFLAVYLYNKAFSASQYGYANAISILFIVVCLLATYLSNKLTRSDATEF; translated from the coding sequence ATGCAAAAAGTATTCAATAACAAACTGGCAATCTTCCTGTTCGTCTTTCCCGGTATTCTCCTGTTCGCTCTGACCTTTCTGGTGCCGATTGTGCTCAGCGGCTACTACTCGTTCAGAGATACGCTGTCTCCGGGCACACCTTCGGCATTCATCGGGTTCGCCAACTATACGGAGCTGCTGTTCCATGATTCGCGGTTCTGGCTGGCGCTGAGAAACGCCGTTCTGCTGGGTCTCGGCTTTATCCTGATTCAGCATCCGATTGCGATCTTTTTTGCCATCATGCTGGACCGTCTGGGCGGTAAAGCGGAGAAATGGTTCAGAACGATTTTCTTCATCCCATGTGTTATCTCTGTCGTTGTTATCTCAAAAATGTGGTTATCCCTGCTGGACCCGACCTTCGGCGCCTTCAATAAAATGCTGGATTCCCTGGGACTCGGCTTCCTGAAGCACGCTTGGCTGGGGGACAGCAGCACTGCGCTCGTCTCCATGCTATTCATCCTGATCTGGGCCGGCTTCGGCTGGGGCTTGCTGTTCTATTATGCAGGACTCAAAGGCATTCCCGATGATATGTATGAAGCCGCTTCACTCGACGGAGCCTCCGGCTTCCGCTTACACTGGCGGATCACTGTTCCGCTGCTGTCACCGGTCATTACGGTGCAGATTACTTTGGCTATGATTACCGCCCTGAAGCAGATGGAAACCGTCTTCCTGACCACCAACGGCGGTCCCGGCGATTCCACCCAATTCCTGGCTGTGTATCTCTATAACAAGGCGTTCTCGGCGAGCCAATACGGTTATGCCAATGCCATCTCGATTCTGTTCATCGTCGTCTGTCTGCTGGCCACTTATCTGAGCAACAAACTGACCCGCAGCGATGCGACCGAATTCTAA
- a CDS encoding extracellular solute-binding protein, protein MNKKSTRNILLITALAAVSVLSACGGGNDKNNAGTNTGGGNTSGGNAGKEVTLRLFSNLPDRKSGQGLAEQMVIDNYVKENPNVKIDIETLAEEPFKNKLKAYMASNEALDVTMVHGGAELNTLVQAGYVKELDPKEYEGDKYKFLPGVYKSFTFNDKLYGLPRNSDYEVIYYNKKLFDDNGIKIPTTYAELLEAGKQFRAKGIEPMSMNGKDLWSFAAFFQDLVERVSGDQNLMLDAVAKKKSFTSDENFTKAAELLAQARDTKLFQESFMTADYGASQNLFTQGRAAMWYMGSWEAGMATNDKLPEDFRNNVNVLRFPVVEGGKGKDTDLLAWNGGGYSLVSSSKHPEEAKKFFDYMMSADQWAKIVWDTGAAVPAQKYELSGKESELQKQLTDVLTGATSTAGAIALDSGTPKFKDDAQNVFGKFFAGGSTPEQLLAELQKAAETQ, encoded by the coding sequence ATGAATAAGAAGTCCACACGGAACATCTTGCTGATCACTGCACTGGCCGCAGTTTCGGTCCTCAGCGCATGCGGAGGCGGCAACGATAAGAATAATGCGGGCACCAATACCGGAGGCGGAAATACATCTGGCGGCAATGCGGGCAAGGAAGTAACCCTGCGTCTGTTCTCGAACCTTCCCGACCGTAAATCCGGACAGGGGCTGGCCGAGCAGATGGTCATTGACAACTACGTGAAAGAGAATCCCAACGTCAAAATCGATATCGAAACCCTCGCCGAGGAGCCGTTCAAAAATAAGCTTAAGGCCTACATGGCGTCCAACGAAGCGCTGGATGTGACTATGGTTCACGGCGGAGCGGAGCTGAACACCCTCGTTCAAGCCGGTTATGTGAAAGAGCTTGACCCTAAGGAATATGAAGGCGATAAATACAAATTCCTGCCGGGGGTATACAAATCCTTCACCTTCAATGACAAGCTGTACGGCTTGCCGCGCAACAGTGACTACGAAGTGATCTATTATAACAAAAAGCTGTTCGATGACAACGGCATCAAGATTCCGACAACCTACGCCGAGCTGCTGGAGGCGGGCAAGCAATTCCGCGCCAAAGGCATTGAGCCGATGTCGATGAACGGGAAGGACCTGTGGAGCTTCGCCGCCTTCTTCCAGGATCTGGTGGAACGTGTGAGCGGTGACCAGAACCTCATGCTGGATGCGGTAGCCAAGAAGAAGAGCTTCACCAGCGACGAGAACTTCACGAAGGCTGCTGAGCTGCTGGCCCAGGCCAGAGACACCAAGCTGTTCCAGGAATCGTTCATGACAGCCGACTACGGCGCTTCGCAGAACCTGTTCACGCAGGGCCGGGCAGCGATGTGGTATATGGGCTCCTGGGAAGCAGGTATGGCTACCAATGACAAGCTGCCCGAAGACTTCCGCAACAATGTCAATGTGCTGAGATTCCCGGTTGTGGAAGGCGGCAAAGGCAAGGACACCGACCTGCTGGCCTGGAACGGCGGCGGATATTCCCTGGTAAGCAGCTCGAAGCATCCTGAGGAAGCCAAGAAGTTCTTCGACTACATGATGTCTGCCGATCAGTGGGCCAAGATTGTCTGGGATACCGGCGCGGCTGTACCTGCACAGAAATATGAGCTGTCCGGTAAAGAGAGCGAGCTGCAAAAACAGCTGACCGACGTTCTGACCGGAGCTACCAGCACAGCTGGCGCAATTGCCCTCGACTCCGGCACACCGAAGTTCAAGGATGATGCCCAGAACGTATTCGGCAAGTTCTTCGCCGGCGGATCAACGCCTGAGCAGCTGCTGGCTGAGCTGCAGAAGGCTGCAGAAACTCAATAA
- a CDS encoding MFS transporter encodes MPHHLSGPTATNRNIFLFFSGKLASVLGSSMYTFVVGLYILQQTGSGSSFAVTLLCGLLPGILLSPFAGVLADMVNRRRLLIGSDLASAVIMALSFAAVSLEGLSLPLIYISLILLSVCANLYSIAVSSSMMLLVDSSSLQRAGSLNQTAGSAGRLLAPVLAGMLYAYLPLQDFMLVNASGFTISTLMGFMLRFKPLPEAAAGNKSESEPLAKQPLRERLGSVASEVRANLKDGFAYAIRRPVIRSLLLVIFWINFFFVALNVVLPYVAVQTLGLSSKQYGVLEAMLAAGVLLMSLLLTVLRQSKNPVKPIIGGLSALGILFLALAIPLLLQLSPAATFFMYVPLLILIGALIMVINIPVQVYLQQTIEEEYRGRVFGLVEGVAGSIAPLGMLLYGVLLDHIPGSVILLVSGAAILAVTLIGRRGLINSNAAEQRVEVREAGA; translated from the coding sequence ATGCCCCATCATCTATCAGGCCCGACCGCTACGAACCGGAATATCTTCCTCTTCTTCTCCGGCAAGCTCGCTTCAGTACTAGGCTCCAGCATGTATACCTTCGTTGTTGGCCTGTATATTCTCCAGCAGACTGGTTCAGGCAGCAGCTTCGCCGTTACGCTGCTGTGCGGGCTGCTGCCCGGGATTCTGCTCTCGCCGTTTGCCGGTGTACTCGCCGATATGGTGAACCGCCGCCGGCTGCTGATTGGCTCAGACCTGGCCAGCGCCGTGATTATGGCCCTGTCCTTTGCGGCTGTCTCGCTGGAAGGCCTGTCCCTGCCGCTAATCTATATCTCGCTTATTCTTTTGTCGGTCTGCGCGAACCTTTACAGCATCGCCGTCTCCTCTTCGATGATGCTGCTCGTGGACAGCAGCTCCCTGCAGCGGGCCGGCTCACTGAACCAGACGGCCGGCTCGGCCGGGCGACTGTTGGCTCCTGTCCTGGCGGGAATGCTGTACGCCTACCTTCCGCTTCAGGACTTCATGCTGGTGAATGCTTCGGGCTTCACCATTTCGACTCTTATGGGGTTCATGCTGAGGTTCAAGCCGCTGCCCGAAGCCGCCGCCGGGAACAAATCTGAGTCTGAACCCTTAGCCAAACAGCCGCTGCGTGAACGTCTAGGCAGTGTAGCCAGTGAGGTCCGCGCCAACCTGAAGGACGGCTTCGCCTATGCCATCCGCCGTCCCGTGATCCGCTCGCTGCTGCTCGTTATTTTCTGGATTAACTTCTTCTTCGTGGCGCTGAATGTCGTGCTGCCCTATGTGGCGGTGCAGACACTGGGACTTTCGTCGAAGCAATATGGCGTGCTGGAAGCGATGCTGGCGGCCGGTGTGCTACTGATGTCGCTGCTGCTGACGGTTCTCCGCCAGAGCAAGAACCCGGTGAAGCCAATCATCGGCGGATTAAGCGCGCTGGGGATATTGTTCCTGGCGCTGGCGATTCCGCTGCTGCTTCAACTCAGCCCTGCTGCTACCTTTTTCATGTATGTACCGCTGCTGATTCTGATCGGGGCCCTAATTATGGTCATTAATATTCCGGTGCAGGTCTACTTACAGCAGACGATCGAAGAAGAATACCGGGGCCGCGTCTTCGGGCTGGTGGAAGGTGTCGCCGGGTCCATCGCCCCGCTGGGGATGCTGCTCTATGGCGTGCTGCTCGACCACATACCGGGCTCAGTAATCCTGCTCGTCTCCGGCGCAGCGATTCTGGCGGTCACCCTAATCGGGCGGAGAGGCTTAATCAACAGCAATGCCGCCGAGCAGCGGGTGGAGGTTAGGGAGGCGGGGGCTTAG
- a CDS encoding carbohydrate ABC transporter permease, whose translation MSKSTKTILWVFFLIVALVQLFPLIWLVDFSFLSSTEFYSSSVLKWPSDPQWQNYINAWVDGKFLRYFINSAFVTTVTILLTVILSLTLGYAFTRMQWKLRSVFFTIILLGIMIPIHATLLPNFAIFKALGLTNSYLGLILPYTAVSVPLGTFILTGFMRSIPKAMEESAVVDGANIYRIVFQIIAPLTAPALVTVIVTTFLNCWNEFIMASTFLSKDSLKTLPFSVMNFAGQYSSDYGSQFAVMVLTSIPAIIIYAIFNEQITKGVTAGAVKG comes from the coding sequence ATGAGCAAAAGTACAAAAACCATACTATGGGTGTTCTTCCTGATCGTCGCCCTGGTTCAGCTGTTCCCGTTAATCTGGCTGGTTGATTTCTCATTCTTAAGCAGTACTGAATTCTATTCTTCGAGCGTACTGAAATGGCCCAGCGATCCCCAATGGCAGAACTATATCAACGCCTGGGTCGACGGCAAATTCCTGCGTTATTTCATTAACAGTGCCTTCGTCACTACGGTAACTATTCTGTTGACGGTGATTCTGTCGCTGACCCTCGGATATGCCTTCACCCGGATGCAGTGGAAGCTGCGGTCCGTCTTCTTCACCATCATTCTGCTGGGCATCATGATTCCGATTCATGCGACCCTGCTGCCGAACTTTGCGATCTTCAAGGCGCTGGGGCTGACGAACTCCTATCTGGGTCTGATCCTGCCTTACACGGCTGTATCCGTACCGCTGGGCACCTTCATCCTGACCGGCTTCATGCGGAGCATTCCGAAGGCGATGGAGGAATCGGCAGTAGTGGACGGAGCGAATATTTACCGGATTGTGTTTCAGATCATCGCACCGCTTACCGCACCTGCGCTGGTGACGGTTATCGTTACGACCTTCCTCAACTGCTGGAATGAGTTCATTATGGCTTCGACCTTCCTCAGCAAGGATTCACTGAAGACGCTGCCGTTCTCAGTCATGAACTTTGCCGGCCAGTATTCTTCAGACTACGGCTCACAGTTTGCGGTCATGGTGCTGACCTCGATTCCGGCCATTATCATCTACGCCATCTTCAATGAGCAGATTACCAAGGGCGTCACTGCCGGAGCGGTAAAAGGCTAA
- a CDS encoding beta-galactosidase, producing the protein MDHLLYGVAYYDEYMPYDRLAQDIQMMKDAGINTVRIAESTWSTHEPQNGVFNFSSVQRVLDAMHEAGIHVIVGTPTYAVPAWMVKEHPEVLAVTMNGPGKYGARQIMDITSPAYLFYAERIIRKLMEVVHKHPAVIGYQIDNETKHYETAGPNVQLRFVKYMRETYGTLEAINHQFGLDYWSNRIDSWEDFPSMVGTINGSLGAEFARFQRGLVNEFLAWQVGIVNEYKQPGQFTTHNFDFEWRGYSFGVQPSVDHFKASQPFDIAGTDIYHPSQDQLTGAEIAFGGDMTRSLKQDNYFVLETQAQAFPEWTPYPGQLRQLAFSHLGSGASMVAYWHWHSIHNSFETYWKGLLSHDFLPNPVYKEAQTIGADFKRLSDQLIGLQKSSKVAVMVSNEALSAMEWFKLPGGLIYNDVVRWMYDELYRMNIACDFIQPGSPRLSEYELVVVPALYAVSDEALQQLNDYVHSGGHVVYSFKSGFTDEQVKVRHTAQPGVIHEACGVAYSHFATPNARTGLTGKLFPQGEAAGVNTVNTWMEMLVPGSAEVLASYNHPQWDEFAAVTRNAYGEGTATYIGCMTEPAALAVILKDTLQNAGLWGPDQQLSFPVIVKSGVNRQGSTIRYYYNYSAEPVAFKYPHGAGQELLKGTQVAQDEEITLEAWGVNIIAQA; encoded by the coding sequence ATGGATCACTTGTTATACGGCGTTGCTTACTATGATGAATATATGCCTTACGACCGCTTGGCCCAGGACATTCAGATGATGAAGGATGCAGGCATCAACACGGTGCGGATTGCCGAATCCACCTGGAGCACCCATGAGCCGCAGAACGGGGTATTCAACTTCAGCTCGGTGCAGAGAGTGCTGGATGCGATGCATGAGGCCGGCATTCATGTCATTGTAGGCACGCCGACCTATGCCGTTCCGGCCTGGATGGTCAAGGAGCATCCCGAGGTACTGGCGGTCACTATGAACGGGCCGGGCAAGTACGGGGCCAGACAGATTATGGATATCACCAGTCCGGCTTATCTGTTCTACGCGGAGCGGATTATCCGCAAGCTGATGGAGGTGGTACATAAGCATCCGGCGGTCATCGGGTATCAGATTGACAATGAGACCAAGCATTACGAGACGGCCGGACCGAATGTGCAGCTCCGGTTCGTGAAATACATGAGAGAGACCTATGGCACGCTTGAAGCCATCAACCATCAGTTCGGGCTGGATTACTGGAGCAACCGGATCGACAGCTGGGAGGACTTCCCGTCTATGGTCGGAACGATTAACGGCAGCCTGGGGGCGGAATTTGCCCGGTTCCAGCGCGGGCTGGTCAATGAATTCCTGGCCTGGCAGGTCGGAATTGTGAACGAGTATAAGCAGCCGGGGCAGTTTACCACCCACAATTTCGATTTCGAGTGGCGGGGCTATTCGTTCGGCGTTCAGCCTTCGGTGGATCACTTCAAGGCGTCGCAGCCGTTCGATATCGCCGGAACCGATATTTATCATCCGTCCCAGGATCAGCTCACAGGTGCCGAGATTGCATTTGGCGGAGACATGACCCGCTCGCTGAAGCAAGATAATTACTTCGTGCTGGAGACTCAGGCCCAGGCATTCCCGGAGTGGACGCCGTATCCCGGCCAATTGCGGCAGCTGGCGTTCAGTCACCTGGGTTCAGGAGCGTCGATGGTGGCTTACTGGCATTGGCATTCCATTCATAACTCCTTCGAGACGTATTGGAAGGGCCTGCTCAGCCACGACTTCCTGCCGAATCCGGTCTATAAGGAAGCACAGACGATCGGCGCTGACTTCAAGCGGTTAAGCGATCAGCTTATCGGACTGCAGAAGAGCAGCAAGGTGGCCGTGATGGTCAGCAATGAAGCGCTGTCCGCGATGGAGTGGTTCAAGCTTCCCGGCGGTCTCATTTACAACGATGTGGTCCGCTGGATGTACGATGAATTGTACCGGATGAACATCGCCTGCGATTTCATCCAGCCGGGCAGCCCGCGCCTCAGCGAATATGAGCTGGTTGTGGTTCCTGCGTTGTATGCTGTCTCAGATGAGGCGCTACAGCAATTGAATGATTACGTGCACAGCGGCGGACATGTGGTCTACTCCTTCAAAAGCGGGTTCACCGATGAACAGGTGAAGGTGCGTCATACCGCGCAGCCGGGCGTGATCCATGAAGCCTGTGGTGTTGCTTACAGCCATTTTGCTACGCCGAATGCCCGTACCGGCCTTACCGGGAAGCTGTTTCCTCAGGGAGAGGCAGCAGGCGTTAACACCGTCAATACCTGGATGGAGATGCTTGTTCCAGGTTCAGCGGAGGTGCTGGCCAGCTATAATCATCCCCAGTGGGACGAATTCGCGGCGGTCACGCGTAATGCTTACGGCGAAGGAACGGCGACCTATATCGGCTGCATGACGGAGCCTGCCGCGCTTGCCGTGATCCTGAAGGATACGCTGCAGAACGCCGGGCTGTGGGGCCCGGATCAGCAGCTCTCATTCCCGGTCATCGTCAAGTCCGGTGTGAACCGGCAGGGCAGCACGATCCGTTACTATTACAATTATTCGGCTGAGCCGGTTGCCTTCAAGTATCCGCATGGTGCCGGGCAGGAGCTGTTGAAGGGCACTCAGGTGGCTCAAGATGAGGAGATCACCCTTGAGGCTTGGGGCGTAAACATCATCGCGCAGGCATAG
- a CDS encoding glycoside hydrolase family 30 beta sandwich domain-containing protein — MDVTGQVWISSTEGEPWVARTLESTAGRGADLAFTGQVHQDVEGFGGCFNELGWEALNLLPEEERKAVLHSLFHPEGDLRFSICRLPIGASDYALEWYSLNEADGDLAMEHFSIERDRKYLIPYIREALKLNPDLKLFASPWSPPTWMKFPKAYNYGTLRWEKEILEAYALYFVRFVKAYAEEGITIHQIHVQNEVVADQKFPSCVWTGEQLREFIRDYLGPAFAQHGLETEIWLGTINAPEPWDEWLKQKDSSFDAYAHTVLSDPEAYKYVKGVGYQWAGKYGIQRTVQAYPELRYMQTENECGDGENTWFYAKYVFNLYQHYFTNGVNAYIYWNMVLQPKGRSTWGWEQNAMLTVDPDGPKAVQNPEFYVMKHFSYFVPPGSRRIGLKGRWSGNGIAFETPEGRRVLVIANPFQEERTIELSCEGSQYKLGLAAESFNTILL, encoded by the coding sequence ATGGACGTGACTGGACAAGTCTGGATATCGAGCACAGAGGGTGAGCCGTGGGTAGCCAGAACGCTGGAGAGCACCGCAGGCAGGGGAGCAGATCTGGCCTTTACCGGCCAGGTGCATCAGGATGTGGAAGGGTTCGGCGGCTGCTTCAACGAGTTGGGCTGGGAGGCGCTGAACCTGCTCCCGGAGGAAGAGCGGAAGGCCGTACTGCATTCGCTGTTTCACCCGGAAGGCGACCTCCGGTTCAGCATCTGCCGCCTGCCGATCGGGGCAAGCGACTACGCACTGGAATGGTACAGCCTGAATGAGGCGGACGGCGACCTGGCGATGGAGCATTTTTCGATTGAGCGGGACCGGAAGTATCTAATTCCTTACATCCGGGAAGCGCTCAAGCTGAACCCGGACCTGAAGCTGTTCGCCTCCCCCTGGAGTCCGCCAACCTGGATGAAGTTCCCGAAGGCCTATAACTACGGCACTCTGCGCTGGGAGAAGGAGATTTTGGAGGCATACGCACTGTACTTTGTAAGATTCGTAAAGGCCTATGCCGAAGAAGGGATTACCATCCATCAGATCCATGTGCAGAATGAAGTGGTGGCCGACCAGAAATTCCCTTCCTGTGTATGGACAGGCGAGCAGCTGCGCGAATTCATCCGCGATTATCTGGGACCCGCTTTTGCACAGCATGGGCTGGAGACAGAGATCTGGCTGGGTACGATCAACGCGCCGGAGCCGTGGGATGAGTGGCTGAAGCAGAAGGACAGTAGCTTCGATGCTTATGCGCACACGGTATTAAGCGACCCGGAGGCCTACAAGTATGTGAAGGGCGTTGGCTACCAGTGGGCGGGCAAATACGGCATCCAGCGTACCGTGCAGGCCTATCCTGAGCTGCGTTACATGCAGACGGAGAATGAGTGCGGCGACGGGGAGAATACCTGGTTCTATGCCAAATACGTGTTCAATCTGTATCAGCATTACTTCACGAATGGTGTCAACGCCTATATCTACTGGAATATGGTTTTGCAGCCGAAAGGCCGCAGCACCTGGGGCTGGGAGCAGAACGCCATGCTGACGGTAGACCCGGACGGACCCAAGGCAGTGCAGAATCCTGAATTCTACGTGATGAAGCATTTCTCCTATTTCGTCCCTCCCGGCTCCCGCAGAATCGGCTTGAAGGGCAGATGGTCGGGAAACGGGATCGCCTTCGAGACGCCGGAGGGCAGACGGGTGCTGGTCATCGCCAATCCGTTTCAGGAAGAGCGGACGATTGAGCTGTCCTGTGAGGGTTCGCAATACAAGCTGGGACTTGCTGCGGAGTCTTTTAACACCATTCTTCTATGA
- a CDS encoding helix-turn-helix domain-containing protein — MNTKQTAIGDKVKQLRKAKGLTQTDLAGEHMTKSMLSQIENGRALPSMNSLQFLAGRLGVDPGYFLEGEDEAGLAPLVRELEVLFKEKKYAEVISRVEPLNPHTLPMTIDTARLLEFYVSSCFYTGRGGGEAELERAALIYERFGLFVERAKLQYISYALLFAQSRYAEGLELIRRVRWEYEDNKVGNDFIFEIELHYAESICLSALGDYAGSREAALAALHVSREEGIYYLTDHLHRVRSTLAIAEGDTATAEAALIKARAFAEFTEMQESLRLVELGEIRLAVARGSYAEALALAKAYPLEDAGHAANVQLLSGIALYHLGEDEEALTALSQVELGSQVYHPLDRANLFTAYAYRALICLRQGNREEALRLSQFAYDQVKEYPPSIYTDMINKTYQELHS; from the coding sequence ATGAACACGAAACAAACCGCAATCGGCGACAAGGTCAAACAGCTGCGCAAGGCCAAAGGGCTAACGCAGACCGACCTGGCCGGAGAACATATGACCAAAAGCATGCTCAGCCAGATCGAGAACGGACGGGCTCTGCCCTCGATGAACAGCCTGCAATTCCTGGCCGGGCGGCTGGGGGTTGATCCGGGTTACTTTCTGGAGGGGGAGGATGAAGCAGGGCTTGCCCCGCTTGTCCGCGAGCTGGAGGTTCTGTTCAAGGAGAAGAAATACGCCGAGGTCATCAGCCGGGTGGAGCCGCTCAACCCGCATACACTGCCGATGACGATTGATACAGCCCGTCTGCTCGAATTCTATGTCAGCTCCTGCTTCTATACAGGCAGGGGCGGCGGGGAGGCGGAGCTGGAGCGGGCCGCTCTGATCTATGAGCGGTTCGGCTTATTCGTGGAACGGGCGAAGCTGCAGTATATCTCCTATGCCCTGTTGTTCGCACAGAGCAGGTATGCGGAGGGGCTGGAGCTGATCCGCCGGGTACGCTGGGAGTATGAGGATAACAAGGTGGGGAATGATTTTATTTTTGAAATCGAGCTTCATTATGCCGAGAGTATTTGTTTATCTGCTCTGGGTGACTATGCAGGCAGCCGGGAAGCGGCACTTGCGGCACTTCACGTCTCCAGGGAAGAAGGCATCTATTATTTGACCGATCATCTGCATCGGGTGCGGAGTACACTGGCGATTGCTGAAGGAGATACGGCAACTGCTGAGGCAGCTCTGATAAAAGCGAGAGCGTTCGCAGAATTCACGGAGATGCAGGAATCGCTGCGGCTGGTGGAGCTTGGGGAGATCAGACTGGCGGTGGCCCGGGGCAGTTATGCGGAGGCGCTGGCTCTGGCGAAGGCGTACCCGCTTGAAGACGCCGGACATGCTGCGAATGTGCAGCTTCTGTCCGGTATTGCACTGTATCATTTGGGCGAGGACGAGGAGGCGCTGACAGCCTTAAGCCAGGTGGAGCTTGGCAGCCAGGTCTACCATCCGCTTGACCGTGCCAATCTGTTCACCGCTTATGCCTACCGGGCACTGATCTGTCTGCGTCAGGGCAACAGGGAAGAGGCGCTCCGGCTGTCACAGTTTGCCTATGATCAGGTGAAGGAATACCCGCCTTCTATATACACTGATATGATTAACAAGACTTATCAGGAGCTGCACAGCTAA
- a CDS encoding FusB/FusC family EF-G-binding protein codes for MKTTFIRNHQFNYIKKQSDFVLKTLRTVADRRVLETVRADAEMKVTGAFASLSTEQEQLLRPISTLATAEEFQEYMKNLEPHLEPFPPITLKQIQKLFPKNKKMKLPDLQSVDFRYVTYLAWVDISSNKLFIVYPHEGQFIGVEGRIVPTHKKGYCLFCNRQQELAFLTVKMKPQLAAADNYSSIGQYVCMDNQCCNQSITDISALEKFVLSVRK; via the coding sequence GTGAAGACAACATTTATTAGAAACCATCAATTTAATTACATTAAGAAGCAATCTGATTTTGTACTGAAGACACTGCGTACAGTAGCGGACCGGCGTGTGCTGGAGACCGTACGGGCGGATGCCGAGATGAAGGTGACCGGGGCTTTTGCTTCGCTGAGCACTGAACAGGAGCAACTGCTGCGGCCGATCTCAACGCTTGCTACAGCTGAGGAATTCCAGGAGTATATGAAGAACCTGGAGCCGCATCTGGAGCCGTTCCCGCCGATTACCCTGAAGCAGATTCAGAAGCTGTTTCCGAAGAATAAGAAGATGAAGCTGCCTGATCTGCAATCCGTTGATTTCCGTTATGTGACGTATCTGGCCTGGGTCGATATCTCCAGTAACAAGTTGTTCATTGTCTACCCGCATGAAGGACAATTCATCGGGGTAGAGGGCCGCATCGTACCGACACACAAGAAAGGCTACTGCCTGTTCTGCAACCGGCAGCAGGAGCTGGCCTTCCTGACGGTCAAGATGAAGCCCCAGTTAGCTGCGGCAGATAATTACTCCTCCATAGGCCAATATGTATGCATGGATAATCAGTGCTGCAATCAGAGCATTACCGATATCAGCGCACTGGAGAAGTTCGTATTGTCCGTGCGCAAATAG